In the genome of Chryseobacterium sp. 52, the window GCGTAATATTTTCTTTGGATTCTTCTAAAATATTTAAAACTTCCTTTAAAGATATTTTATCTTCTTTAGTCACCCCTTCGATCAGGATTTTGGCGGATGCTGTTCCGATTCTTCCTGCCAAAAGATTTTCAGAGAATTTGATAAACCTTGAATCTGCCGTTTCAGTCTTGGAATCAATATTATATTTTAAATTAAAGATCCTTAACGCCTGTTCTGTTTTATTTTTACCTAGAAACCTTTCCAGAATGTTCTTGATGTCTGAAATATAAGCCGTACCACGCCAGATGAAGGCATTCTCATGATTTTGAATATGTTTGTCAATATCCACATACAGTTCTGCGAAATTTCTTTCCCGGTAATTTCCTTTAACGCTTACGGAGATAATGGTAAACAACGAGGTATTGACTAAGGTCGACCAGAAGAAGATTTGCGGAATTCTGCTTAAAAAAGAAATATTGAAAAATCCGAAAGCATCATATATTTCCCGGATAACTCCTTTAAGTTCCTGATTGTAAGAGAAATAATACTGAGGGATGATCAGTCCGAAATAACAGATTGCCAATCCTGCCAGAAGACCTGCTACAGCTCCTTTATAGCTTCCTCTTCTCCAGAAAATTGCTCCGAAAAATGAAGGTGCCAGTTGCGCAATCACCACAAAAGAGATCAGCCCGACAGAATCCAGTGATGTTTTCAAAATAAAATATTTATAGAAAGCAAAGGCCATGATAATCAAAGCGAAGATGCTGAATTTCCTGATATTGGTGATGTTTCTTGTGTTCTGAACTTCGTTTTCAGATTTAAATTTCCCCAATAAACCGTAAGGAATGATGAGGTTGTTGGAAAGCATGATGGATAAGGTGATTGCAGAAATAATGATCATGGAAATACATGAGCTCAATCCACCTAGGAATACAAAAACCGTAATTAAAGTATTGTCAAAATGCTGAGGAATCAGAATAGAGTAGAACTCTGGATTTACCTTCTGGCCGTCAAAAATAAGCCTTCCGCCCCATGCAATCGGGAAAATGAAGATGGTAAAGATTAATAAATAAAGCGGGAAAAACCAGATGGCTGTTCTGATGTGTTTTTCCTGTCTGTTTTCGATAATAGCGGTATGGAACTGTCTTGGAAGAATACAGATCGCTGTTGCAGAGATCATGCATAAAACCATCCAGTTCATGGCACCTTCAATCCCGTTGAACGTATTTTTTTCTTTAAAATCCTCAAACTTACTTGCTTTCTCGTAGATGTCTGAGAAGCCGTCGAATACAAAATAAATAACAAAAATACCCAGGATAATGATAAAGAAAAGCTTTAGAAAACTTTCCAGGGCAATAGCGGAAATGATTCCTAAACGTTTTTCTGATGCATCAACATATCGGGTTCCGTAATAGGAAGAAAATAAAGCGATTAAAATAACCACGAATGTAGCGTTGTCAGTCAATATGTTATTTGACATCGAAGTTTCGGTGACCAAATGAAAGGTTTCCGAAATAGCTTTGATCTGAAGTCCGATATAGGGAACAATAGCCAACAGACAGACAATGGTGATAATGGCACTGAAGCTTCGGCTGTTTCCATATCTTAAAGAAATAAAATCGGCAAGGCTGCTGATTTTGTTAATTCTTGAAATTCTAACAATCCTTGTATTGATGTAGATCCATGCGGGAATAATCATGATGGGACCAATATAAATGGGCAAATAATTCAACCCGCTTGTCGCTGCAACCCCGATACTTCCGTAGTAAGTCCATGCTGTACAGTACACGGCCAGAGACAGTGCGTAAATGTAAGGATTGTTGATCCACCGCTTGCTTTTCTTCTTCTCTGCCAGATGGGCAACTAAGAAGAGAAGGGCCAGGTAGAGTAAAACAACAACAAATAACGCGAAACTACTCATCATATTTTTTTACGATTACAAAAGAAATAATGATGGAGATCATCCAGACAGCGAACAGGTAAATAAGGATCATCGGATAGCCGAAAACATCTTTTTCACTGTTGAAAAGCAATGAAACAGGGATGCTGAAAGCAATCATCAGTCCGATGCTCAGGATAACCAGTTTTTGTTCGTGTCTCTTCTTCATACCTATTTAAGTTCTTTGCTAAAGCATACAGCTTCTTCATTTTCTGCGTAAATTCCATAGTTTTCAATTACTTTATATCCGTTTTTCATGTAAAATGCCACGGCATTATAATTGGTTTTCCTGGTTTCGAGATAAATGTGTTGATAATTTAGTTGTTTAGCTGTAATTTCCAGTGCAGAGAGGATTTTCCAGCCCAATCCCTTTCTTTTTTCCTGGGAGAACATTCGTTTAACCTCACATATCTGTGGGAAGAGTGGGCGGATACCTCCACAGGCAACAGCATCTTCTCCATCTAAAGCAATAATGAACACGGCATTTTCTTGAGTAAAATCATCCAGATCTGCATTTTTACTTCCGTTACTTCCAGAGATATCCGTGAGAGAATCATTTAATCTATTAATTAAACCAATAGCTCTTTTGTCTTCCGAAGGATGTTTGATTACTTCAATTGTGATACTCATTCTTGCTTTTTATAAAAAATACACGATTATTATAAATGTCAGATTTTGTTTACAATAAAACCTGTTAGACATAATAATTAACATTCAATCTAAAGTTAAAAAAATAATTGATGAATGGCTTATAACACATTCATCAATTATCATTGATTTTATTCTTATGTGTTATCGTCTGAATATTCTCCCGTCAGCGAATAGTATCCGAAAATAGCCAGCCCGCCGGAGATAATCGGCATCAGTACAAATAAGATGATGATCCCGAATACCAGATCTTCCTGCTTTCCTGAGGTGATCTTTGGAATTCCTAAAACCGTAGTTCCGAAATATCCCACCACCAAAGCAACTGCAATCCAGAGTATGCCTAATATTTTTTTTAGTCCGTTCATTTTAGTAGTTTTAAAATTAGTAAAAAATTAAGTGATTCAGTGCCTAATCATGAATATTATTGTTCTTATTTTTAAGATAAAATAATCCTATGATCAGACAGACCCCCGCAACGCCAATCGGATACCAGAGTCCCTGAAGGTACCAGGTAGGATGTCCCGCATCTTTACCAACTGTGACGAGATAAGTGGCAACTGCCGGAAGCAATCCTCCGAATACTCCGTTTCCAATATGATACGGTAAAGACATGGAAGTGTAGCGGATTCTCACCGGGAACATTTCCACAAGGAATGCCGCAATTGGACCATACACCATCGTTACAAATAACACCTGAATGAATACTAAGAAAACCAGATACCATTTTGTATTGTCAGCTAGCTTTACGGTTTGTGAAACTTTAGGCTCTTCGGCTTTTCCGTCTTTCATAACCGGTCCGGTTGGTGACCAATGAACGATACTGTCTTTTTTTGTTAAAGTACCATCTGTGAATAGTGTTTCTTTATGGAATGTCACTAAACTGTCTGTCGCAATTTCTTTATGTATTTTTGCCGTTCTCTTCTCTGTGATTCCGTTGGCGGCAATCGTTTTGCTCTCAAGATTTACACTCTTATACATGCTGTCGTAGATAGGGCGGTAGGCTAAAATAGCCACTAACATTCCCGTCATCATAATTGCTTTTCTCCCGATTTTATCAGAAAGCCATCCGAAAAATACGAAGAAAGGAGTTCCCATTAAGAGCGCAGTTGCCATCAGTGAATCGACCTGTGCAGACTCTACATTCATAACTTTTTGCAGGAAACTCATGGCGTAGAACTGTCCGGTATACCAGATCACCCCTTGTCCCATTGCAGCTCCGAATAATGCCAAAAGAACAAATTTAAAATTGAATTTATTTCCAAAACTTTCTTTTAAAGGATTTTTAGAGGTTTTTCCCTCGCTTTTAGCTTTTGCGAATAATGGAGATTCTTTCATGTTTTTTCTGATGACATAAGAAACGCCAACCATTAAAATTGAAATCCAAAACGGAACCCTCCATCCCCAATTGTCAAATTCATCCGCTGAAAGTGTGTTTTTGGTAATTAAAATAACAATCAGTGAAATGAAAAGCCCTGCTGTTGCCGTTGTTTGAATCCATGAAGTCCAATACCCTCTTCGGTGGGGTTGTGC includes:
- a CDS encoding ATP-binding protein yields the protein MSSFALFVVVLLYLALLFLVAHLAEKKKSKRWINNPYIYALSLAVYCTAWTYYGSIGVAATSGLNYLPIYIGPIMIIPAWIYINTRIVRISRINKISSLADFISLRYGNSRSFSAIITIVCLLAIVPYIGLQIKAISETFHLVTETSMSNNILTDNATFVVILIALFSSYYGTRYVDASEKRLGIISAIALESFLKLFFIIILGIFVIYFVFDGFSDIYEKASKFEDFKEKNTFNGIEGAMNWMVLCMISATAICILPRQFHTAIIENRQEKHIRTAIWFFPLYLLIFTIFIFPIAWGGRLIFDGQKVNPEFYSILIPQHFDNTLITVFVFLGGLSSCISMIIISAITLSIMLSNNLIIPYGLLGKFKSENEVQNTRNITNIRKFSIFALIIMAFAFYKYFILKTSLDSVGLISFVVIAQLAPSFFGAIFWRRGSYKGAVAGLLAGLAICYFGLIIPQYYFSYNQELKGVIREIYDAFGFFNISFLSRIPQIFFWSTLVNTSLFTIISVSVKGNYRERNFAELYVDIDKHIQNHENAFIWRGTAYISDIKNILERFLGKNKTEQALRIFNLKYNIDSKTETADSRFIKFSENLLAGRIGTASAKILIEGVTKEDKISLKEVLNILEESKENITLNKKLTEQSEELQKLSDDLRTANQNLIVKDRQKDDFLDSVAHELRTPITAIRSAGEILADDDDIPLDIKQEFLNNIITESDRLSEIINDILYLDKLEHGEIALNINENNILETYKKALNPLLHLIQQKAIHISEVNLLNQTVFEYDEARMIQLFQNILGNALKFTDEQGTIQTKLSEKEDHLIITIFNTGRHIPEEDLEMIFDKFYQSKNQNILKPTGSGLGLAISKKIVQAHAGAIKAENSGLGVTFTISIPYNILKEIRNEVEQNQ
- a CDS encoding GNAT family N-acetyltransferase yields the protein MSITIEVIKHPSEDKRAIGLINRLNDSLTDISGSNGSKNADLDDFTQENAVFIIALDGEDAVACGGIRPLFPQICEVKRMFSQEKRKGLGWKILSALEITAKQLNYQHIYLETRKTNYNAVAFYMKNGYKVIENYGIYAENEEAVCFSKELK
- a CDS encoding DUF6814 family protein, translated to MNGLKKILGILWIAVALVVGYFGTTVLGIPKITSGKQEDLVFGIIILFVLMPIISGGLAIFGYYSLTGEYSDDNT
- a CDS encoding MFS transporter; translated protein: MSDNHHENYENMTERQKNRTIWSVITASSLGTLIEWYDFYIFGSLAIVLATKFFPADNPTAAFLSTLATFAAGFVVRPFGALFFGRLGDIIGRKYTFLVTLLIMGFSTFLIGCIPSYETIGFMAPVLVLILRLLQGLALGGEYGGAATYVAEYAQPHRRGYWTSWIQTTATAGLFISLIVILITKNTLSADEFDNWGWRVPFWISILMVGVSYVIRKNMKESPLFAKAKSEGKTSKNPLKESFGNKFNFKFVLLALFGAAMGQGVIWYTGQFYAMSFLQKVMNVESAQVDSLMATALLMGTPFFVFFGWLSDKIGRKAIMMTGMLVAILAYRPIYDSMYKSVNLESKTIAANGITEKRTAKIHKEIATDSLVTFHKETLFTDGTLTKKDSIVHWSPTGPVMKDGKAEEPKVSQTVKLADNTKWYLVFLVFIQVLFVTMVYGPIAAFLVEMFPVRIRYTSMSLPYHIGNGVFGGLLPAVATYLVTVGKDAGHPTWYLQGLWYPIGVAGVCLIIGLFYLKNKNNNIHD